The proteins below come from a single Aegilops tauschii subsp. strangulata cultivar AL8/78 chromosome 6, Aet v6.0, whole genome shotgun sequence genomic window:
- the LOC109753394 gene encoding uncharacterized protein isoform X10, whose product MAIKLIAIAFFLLLLAFAECSDGGEPPSSQKETFGETVYAVHWDSPSKGEGFGASAYKVDWNPEDAPSKEKGFGASAYKVDWKPEDAPSEEKGFGASAYKVDWKREDASSKEKGFGASAYKVDWKSEDAPSEQKGFGASAYKVDWKPEDPSSKQNGFGASAYKVDWKREDAPSKEKGFGASAYKVDWKSKDARSKEKGFRASAYKVHWKPEDASSKQKGFGASAYKVDWKREDAFSKQNGFRASAYKVDWKPEDAPSREQGFGASAYKVDWKRDDAPSTEEKGFGESAYKVDWKSEDAPSEEKGFGASAYNVDWKPEDTTSKQKGFGASAYKVDWKPEVAPSIPTGEEGFGASVYKVDWKPEDARSKEKSFGASAYKVDWKSEDAPSEKGFGESAYKVDWKLEDSTSKKNDFDGSAYVVHWDPNLAHSPSSIPEELEKRGDVKFQTGMLFLKKNLHIGTTLPEGTMFARDGAPKSIHFSSTPLESKYLTTILSYFKLPHGSMKANQVADTLHSCGKPADKEEPHMCFSSREAMARFATRELGVSSARAAITRIHGHENPSSMYVVEQITQLNSNVVPCHPMDFPYEVFYCHRPKQVQSLRVQLKDLKDGMSRVTAIAMCHMNTSDWDTQYFELLDGERGEPICHYMPTDYIMFY is encoded by the exons ATGGCGATCAAGCTTATAGCAATAGCCTTTTTCTTGCTCCTTCTAGCCTTTGCTGAGTGTAGCGACGGGGGTGAACCTCCATCTTCTC AAAAAGAAACTTTTGGTGAAACTGTGTATGCGGTACATTGGGATTCCCCTTCAA AAGGAGAAGGTTTTGGGGCTAGTGCTTATAAGGTGGATTGGAACCCAGAAGATGCACCTTCCA AAGAAAAAGGTTTTGGGGCAAGTGCTTATAAGGTGGATTGGAAACCAGAAGATGCACCATCTG AAGAAAAAGGTTTTGGTGCAAGTGCTTATAAGGTGGATTGGAAACGAGAAGATGCATCTTCCA AAGAAAAAGGTTTTGGGGCAAGTGCTTATAAGGTGGATTGGAAATCAGAAGATGCACCTTCCG AACAAAAAGGTTTTGGGGCAAGTGCTTATAAGGTGGATTGGAAACCAGAAGATCCATCTTCCA AACAAAATGGTTTTGGGGCAAGTGCTTATAAGGTGGATTGGAAACGAGAAGATGCACCTTCCA AAGAAAAAGGTTTTGGGGCAAGTGCTTATAAGGTGGATTGGAAATCAAAAGATGCACGTTCCA AAGAAAAAGGTTTTAGGGCAAGTGCTTATAAGGTACATTGGAAACCAGAAGATGCATCTTCCA AACAAAAAGGTTTTGGGGCAAGTGCTTATAAGGTGGATTGGAAACGAGAAGATGCATTTTCCA AACAAAATGGTTTTCGGGCAAGTGCTTATAAGGTGGATTGGAAACCAGAAGATGCACCTTCCA GAGAACAAGGTTTTGGGGCAAGTGCTTATAAGGTGGATTGGAAACGGGACGATGCACCTTCCA CAGAAGAAAAAGGTTTTGGGGAAAGTGCTTATAAGGTGGATTGGAAATCAGAAGATGCACCTTCCG AAGAAAAAGGTTTTGGGGCAAGTGCTTATAATGTGGATTGGAAACCAGAAGATACAACTTCCA AACAAAAAGGTTTTGGGGCAAGTGCTTATAAGGTGGATTGGAAACCAGAAGTTGCACCTTCTA TTCCTACAGGAGAAGAAGGTTTTGGGGCAAGTGTTTATAAGGTGGATTGGAAACCAGAAGATGCACGTTCCA AAGAAAAAAGTTTTGGGGCAAGTGCTTATAAGGTGGATTGGAAATCAGAAGATGCACCTTCTG AAAAAGGTTTTGGGGAAAGTGCTTATAAAGTTGATTGGAAACTAGAAGATTCAACTTCCA AAAAAAACGATTTTGATGGAAGTGCTTATGTGGTACATTGGGATCCAAATCTTGCACACTCTC CTTCCTCCATTCCCGAAGAACTAGAGAAACGCGGAGATGTAAAATTTCAAACCGGCATGTTATTCCTGAAGAAGAATCTACACATTGGCACTACACTGCCTGAAGGAACCATGTTTGCACGAGATGGTGCACCAAAGTCTATTCATTTTTCCTCTACTCCGTTGGAGTCAAAGTACTTGACAACCATCCTTTCATACTTCAAATTACCACACGGCTCGATGAAGGCAAACCAGGTAGCTGACACCCTTCATTCATGTGGGAAACCGGCTGACAAGGAGGAACCTCACATGTGTTTCTCATCCCGCGAAGCAATGGCAAGGTTCGCCACCCGAGAATTGGGAGTCAGCAGCGCACGAGCAGCCATTACAAGGATTCATGGGCATGAGAACCCTAGCTCCATGTATGTCGTGGAACAGATCACCCAACTCAACAGTAATGTGGTGCCATGCCACCCTATGGATTTTCCATATGAGGTTTTTTATTGCCATCGGCCAAAACAAGTGCAATCTTTGAGGGTGCAACTCAAGGATTTGAAAGATGGCATGTCGCGTGTGACGGCAATAGCCATGTGTCACATGAACACATCTGATTGGGACACACAGTACTTCGAGCTATTAGACGGAGAGCGTGGTGAACCTATTTGCCACTACATGCCTACCGATTACATCATGTTCTATTAG
- the LOC109753394 gene encoding uncharacterized protein isoform X15 has protein sequence MAIKLIAIAFFLLLLAFAECSDGGEPPSSQKETFGETVYAVHWDSPSKGEGFGASAYKVDWNPEDAPSKEKGFGASAYKVDWKPEDAPSEEKGFGASAYKVDWKREDASSKEKGFGASAYKVDWKSEDAPSEEKGFGASAYKVDWKSKDARSKEKGFRASAYKVHWKPEDASSKQKGFGASAYKVDWKREDAFSKQNGFRASAYKVDWKPEDAPSREQGFGASAYKVDWKRDDAPSTEEKGFGESAYKVDWKSEDAPSEEKGFGASAYNVDWKPEDTTSKQKGFGASAYKVDWKPEVAPSIPTGEEGFGASVYKVDWKPEDARSKEKSFGASAYKVDWKSEDAPSEKGFGESAYKVDWKLEDSTSKKNDFDGSAYVVHWDPNLAHSPSSIPEELEKRGDVKFQTGMLFLKKNLHIGTTLPEGTMFARDGAPKSIHFSSTPLESKYLTTILSYFKLPHGSMKANQVADTLHSCGKPADKEEPHMCFSSREAMARFATRELGVSSARAAITRIHGHENPSSMYVVEQITQLNSNVVPCHPMDFPYEVFYCHRPKQVQSLRVQLKDLKDGMSRVTAIAMCHMNTSDWDTQYFELLDGERGEPICHYMPTDYIMFY, from the exons ATGGCGATCAAGCTTATAGCAATAGCCTTTTTCTTGCTCCTTCTAGCCTTTGCTGAGTGTAGCGACGGGGGTGAACCTCCATCTTCTC AAAAAGAAACTTTTGGTGAAACTGTGTATGCGGTACATTGGGATTCCCCTTCAA AAGGAGAAGGTTTTGGGGCTAGTGCTTATAAGGTGGATTGGAACCCAGAAGATGCACCTTCCA AAGAAAAAGGTTTTGGGGCAAGTGCTTATAAGGTGGATTGGAAACCAGAAGATGCACCATCTG AAGAAAAAGGTTTTGGTGCAAGTGCTTATAAGGTGGATTGGAAACGAGAAGATGCATCTTCCA AAGAAAAAGGTTTTGGGGCAAGTGCTTATAAGGTGGATTGGAAATCAGAAGATGCACCTTCCG AAGAAAAAGGTTTTGGGGCAAGTGCTTATAAGGTGGATTGGAAATCAAAAGATGCACGTTCCA AAGAAAAAGGTTTTAGGGCAAGTGCTTATAAGGTACATTGGAAACCAGAAGATGCATCTTCCA AACAAAAAGGTTTTGGGGCAAGTGCTTATAAGGTGGATTGGAAACGAGAAGATGCATTTTCCA AACAAAATGGTTTTCGGGCAAGTGCTTATAAGGTGGATTGGAAACCAGAAGATGCACCTTCCA GAGAACAAGGTTTTGGGGCAAGTGCTTATAAGGTGGATTGGAAACGGGACGATGCACCTTCCA CAGAAGAAAAAGGTTTTGGGGAAAGTGCTTATAAGGTGGATTGGAAATCAGAAGATGCACCTTCCG AAGAAAAAGGTTTTGGGGCAAGTGCTTATAATGTGGATTGGAAACCAGAAGATACAACTTCCA AACAAAAAGGTTTTGGGGCAAGTGCTTATAAGGTGGATTGGAAACCAGAAGTTGCACCTTCTA TTCCTACAGGAGAAGAAGGTTTTGGGGCAAGTGTTTATAAGGTGGATTGGAAACCAGAAGATGCACGTTCCA AAGAAAAAAGTTTTGGGGCAAGTGCTTATAAGGTGGATTGGAAATCAGAAGATGCACCTTCTG AAAAAGGTTTTGGGGAAAGTGCTTATAAAGTTGATTGGAAACTAGAAGATTCAACTTCCA AAAAAAACGATTTTGATGGAAGTGCTTATGTGGTACATTGGGATCCAAATCTTGCACACTCTC CTTCCTCCATTCCCGAAGAACTAGAGAAACGCGGAGATGTAAAATTTCAAACCGGCATGTTATTCCTGAAGAAGAATCTACACATTGGCACTACACTGCCTGAAGGAACCATGTTTGCACGAGATGGTGCACCAAAGTCTATTCATTTTTCCTCTACTCCGTTGGAGTCAAAGTACTTGACAACCATCCTTTCATACTTCAAATTACCACACGGCTCGATGAAGGCAAACCAGGTAGCTGACACCCTTCATTCATGTGGGAAACCGGCTGACAAGGAGGAACCTCACATGTGTTTCTCATCCCGCGAAGCAATGGCAAGGTTCGCCACCCGAGAATTGGGAGTCAGCAGCGCACGAGCAGCCATTACAAGGATTCATGGGCATGAGAACCCTAGCTCCATGTATGTCGTGGAACAGATCACCCAACTCAACAGTAATGTGGTGCCATGCCACCCTATGGATTTTCCATATGAGGTTTTTTATTGCCATCGGCCAAAACAAGTGCAATCTTTGAGGGTGCAACTCAAGGATTTGAAAGATGGCATGTCGCGTGTGACGGCAATAGCCATGTGTCACATGAACACATCTGATTGGGACACACAGTACTTCGAGCTATTAGACGGAGAGCGTGGTGAACCTATTTGCCACTACATGCCTACCGATTACATCATGTTCTATTAG